A genomic segment from Aridibaculum aurantiacum encodes:
- a CDS encoding RNA polymerase sigma factor: protein MNQTNTISIPQRVQNLVVPHQRATDAALAREIARKSSTAINRLYDMYSQPLYGFIVQVPFGEATSADILETCFINIVQRINEYDSNKESLFTWCYKITRKEISKRKVDLLLRQLFSC, encoded by the coding sequence ATGAACCAAACAAACACCATCTCCATTCCACAGCGGGTACAGAACCTGGTAGTGCCTCATCAGCGTGCTACCGATGCTGCCCTTGCAAGGGAAATAGCACGTAAGAGTAGTACCGCCATCAACAGGTTGTACGACATGTATTCGCAGCCACTTTACGGGTTCATTGTACAGGTTCCTTTTGGCGAAGCTACCAGTGCAGATATACTTGAAACCTGTTTCATCAACATCGTGCAGCGAATAAATGAATACGACAGTAACAAAGAGAGCCTTTTTACCTGGTGTTATAAAATAACCCGCAAAGAGATCAGCAAGCGGAAAGTAGACTTGCTCCTACGCCAGTTATTCTCTTGTTGA
- a CDS encoding alpha-ketoacid dehydrogenase subunit alpha/beta — protein MQFHRKDLTNDQLIFTYRNLLLPRMIEEKMLVLLRQGKISKWFSGIGQEAISVGAALALQHDEWMMPLHRNLGVFTTRKMPLHKLFMQWQGNKEGYSKGRERSFHFGSKEHHICGMISHLGPQLAIADGVALAYKLKKENKVSLAFTGDGGTSEGDFHEALNVAAVWDLPVIFIIENNGYGLSTPVNEQYRCERLVDRAKGYGMDGVRIDGNNVLEVYDTINGIREYCIREQKPYLIECMTFRMRGHEEASGVKYVPSHLFEEWSKNDPIKNFQHFLLESSVLTQQQIEDNQAEFKAYIESELQLAFEAADIQPNTEEELSDVYAPYTSSTSTQPAASGRNLRFIDAIKEGLHQSMQKHENLVLMGQDIAEYGGAFKITEGFLQEFGKERVRNTPLCESAIVGSALGLSLEGYKSMMEMQFADFVSVGFNQIVNNLAKIHYRWGQNADVVIRMPTGGGVGAGPFHSQSNEAWFVHTPGLKVVYPSTPADAKGLLIAAINDPNPVMFFEHKALYRSVSGDVPAEYYEVEIGKARKVQEGDDISIITYGSGVHWAQEYAGQNAGISINILDLRTLLPLDYTAIKEAVSRTGKVLLLHEDTLTGGIGGELSAWITENCFEMLDAPVLRCASLDTPIPFNMELEKNFMAKSRLHEYIQKLLNY, from the coding sequence ATGCAATTTCACCGTAAGGACCTCACCAACGACCAGCTGATATTTACCTACCGCAACCTGCTTCTGCCCCGGATGATCGAAGAAAAGATGCTGGTGCTCCTGCGGCAGGGAAAGATCAGCAAGTGGTTCAGTGGTATTGGACAGGAAGCCATTTCTGTTGGTGCAGCACTCGCTTTACAGCACGATGAATGGATGATGCCGCTGCACCGGAACCTCGGTGTTTTTACAACCCGTAAAATGCCTTTGCACAAGCTCTTCATGCAGTGGCAGGGCAACAAAGAAGGCTACAGCAAAGGCCGCGAACGCAGCTTCCATTTTGGCTCTAAAGAACATCATATCTGCGGTATGATCTCGCATCTTGGTCCGCAACTGGCCATAGCAGATGGTGTAGCGCTGGCTTACAAGCTTAAAAAAGAAAATAAGGTTTCCCTTGCTTTTACCGGCGATGGTGGTACAAGCGAAGGAGATTTTCATGAAGCGCTGAATGTAGCTGCAGTATGGGACCTGCCGGTAATTTTTATTATTGAAAACAATGGTTATGGCCTAAGCACACCGGTTAATGAACAATATCGCTGCGAAAGACTGGTAGACAGGGCCAAAGGTTATGGTATGGATGGAGTACGTATAGACGGTAACAATGTGCTGGAAGTGTACGACACCATCAATGGTATTCGTGAGTATTGCATCAGGGAGCAGAAGCCTTACCTGATAGAGTGTATGACCTTCAGGATGCGTGGACACGAAGAAGCCAGCGGGGTAAAATATGTTCCCTCGCACCTGTTCGAGGAGTGGAGCAAGAACGACCCGATCAAAAACTTCCAACACTTTCTTCTGGAGTCTTCGGTGCTTACACAGCAACAGATAGAAGACAACCAGGCGGAGTTCAAGGCATACATAGAATCAGAACTACAACTCGCTTTCGAGGCGGCAGATATACAACCAAATACAGAAGAAGAGCTGTCCGATGTTTACGCGCCTTACACTTCATCCACAAGCACCCAACCTGCGGCATCTGGCCGCAACCTCCGGTTTATAGATGCCATAAAAGAAGGGCTGCACCAGTCGATGCAAAAGCATGAAAACCTGGTGCTGATGGGGCAGGATATAGCGGAATATGGTGGTGCATTCAAAATTACAGAAGGCTTTTTGCAGGAGTTTGGTAAAGAACGAGTTCGCAACACACCGCTGTGCGAAAGTGCCATTGTAGGCAGTGCACTGGGATTGAGCCTGGAAGGCTATAAGAGCATGATGGAAATGCAATTTGCCGATTTCGTTTCTGTTGGCTTCAACCAGATCGTAAATAACCTGGCAAAGATCCACTACCGATGGGGCCAGAATGCCGATGTGGTAATACGTATGCCTACAGGTGGCGGTGTAGGTGCGGGTCCTTTCCACAGCCAGAGCAACGAAGCCTGGTTTGTACATACACCGGGGCTAAAGGTGGTGTATCCATCAACTCCAGCCGATGCAAAAGGATTGCTGATAGCTGCTATCAACGATCCAAATCCGGTTATGTTTTTTGAACACAAGGCGCTATACCGAAGCGTAAGCGGCGATGTGCCTGCAGAATATTATGAAGTAGAAATAGGTAAAGCACGGAAAGTGCAGGAGGGAGACGATATTTCCATAATAACTTATGGAAGCGGCGTACATTGGGCACAGGAATATGCGGGGCAGAATGCAGGTATTTCTATAAACATTTTGGACCTGCGTACGTTACTTCCTTTAGATTACACTGCTATAAAAGAAGCGGTAAGTAGAACGGGAAAGGTGCTACTGCTTCACGAGGATACACTAACAGGAGGCATTGGTGGTGAGCTAAGTGCATGGATCACAGAAAACTGTTTTGAAATGCTGGACGCACCGGTGCTCAGGTGTGCATCTCTCGACACTCCCATTCCTTTCAATATGGAGTTGGAGAAAAATTTTATGGCTAAAAGCAGGCTGCATGAATACATTCAAAAGCTGCTGAATTATTAA
- a CDS encoding phage holin family protein codes for MHRIIIKILITAIAVLIASWILPAVTVNSSWTAIVVALVLGLLNAIVRPILILLTIPITIFTLGLFLLVINILIIMWTSDLVPGFRVGSWFSALLFSFIVSISSSLIEAFFGLNRKEK; via the coding sequence ATGCACCGTATTATCATCAAGATCCTGATAACAGCCATAGCTGTATTGATAGCTTCATGGATACTACCTGCAGTTACCGTCAACAGCTCGTGGACGGCCATTGTTGTAGCGTTGGTGCTTGGCTTGCTCAATGCAATCGTTCGCCCCATTCTTATTTTGCTAACCATTCCCATCACCATATTCACGCTGGGGCTATTTCTCCTGGTCATCAACATACTCATCATCATGTGGACGTCCGATCTGGTTCCGGGTTTCAGGGTAGGCAGCTGGTTCAGTGCCCTGCTGTTCAGCTTCATCGTTTCCATTTCCTCTTCTCTTATAGAGGCTTTCTTTGGGTTGAACAGGAAAGAGAAATAG
- a CDS encoding M16 family metallopeptidase, translated as MIDRTQAPPIKDAVDFDLQLQQCERFTLDNGVQVYAIDAGAQEVTLVELVFFAGNWYEEQNIVAGTANFMLKNGTSSRTAFEINEHFEYYGAYLNRNCYNETANITLHGLTKHLNTVLPVVGELLTDSIFPSEELAIYKQNQKQRLKVSMKKADFVANRLIDEYIYGFHHPYGRYTSMEDYEALERESIVAFYDQYYRHGSCVIFVAGKIPADMMEQLNKVLGHLPLKGTAPAAKEILPTAASEKKYRIMNDENGVQGAIRIARPFPNRHHPDFIKVQVLNSLFGGFFGSRLMSNIREDKGYTYGIHSYFQNHVQTSAWMISTEAGRDVSEATIAEVYKEMQGLREELVDEDELSLVRNYMIGSILGDLDGPFQIIARWKNYVLNGLDESYFYTSINTIKNINAEEIKELAEKYLVPEEFYELVVV; from the coding sequence ATGATAGACAGAACACAAGCTCCCCCTATAAAAGATGCCGTTGATTTTGATCTTCAACTGCAGCAATGTGAACGATTTACCTTGGATAATGGTGTGCAGGTATATGCCATAGATGCCGGTGCACAGGAAGTAACACTGGTAGAGCTGGTGTTCTTTGCAGGAAACTGGTATGAAGAGCAGAACATCGTTGCAGGTACCGCCAATTTCATGTTGAAGAATGGCACCTCATCCCGCACAGCTTTCGAAATCAATGAGCACTTCGAATACTACGGCGCTTACCTGAACCGTAACTGCTACAACGAAACAGCCAATATCACTCTGCATGGTCTTACCAAGCACCTGAATACGGTTTTGCCTGTTGTAGGTGAACTGCTTACAGATTCTATTTTTCCGTCAGAAGAATTAGCCATTTATAAGCAGAACCAAAAGCAGCGGCTAAAAGTGAGCATGAAAAAGGCTGACTTTGTTGCCAACCGTCTTATCGATGAGTACATCTATGGCTTCCATCATCCGTATGGACGCTATACTTCTATGGAAGATTACGAGGCTTTGGAGCGGGAAAGCATTGTTGCTTTTTACGACCAGTACTACCGCCATGGTAGCTGTGTCATATTTGTTGCAGGTAAAATACCAGCCGATATGATGGAGCAGCTTAATAAGGTGCTGGGGCATTTACCACTAAAAGGCACTGCGCCTGCAGCAAAGGAAATACTGCCTACTGCAGCCAGCGAAAAGAAGTACAGGATAATGAACGATGAAAATGGCGTACAAGGCGCGATACGCATTGCCCGCCCGTTTCCTAATCGTCATCACCCTGATTTTATAAAAGTGCAGGTTCTGAACAGCTTGTTTGGAGGTTTCTTTGGCTCGCGACTGATGAGCAACATCCGCGAAGACAAAGGCTATACCTACGGCATCCACAGCTATTTTCAAAATCATGTGCAAACCAGCGCGTGGATGATAAGCACCGAAGCAGGCCGTGATGTGAGCGAAGCAACCATAGCCGAGGTGTACAAAGAGATGCAAGGACTGCGTGAGGAATTGGTTGACGAAGATGAACTTTCGCTAGTACGCAATTACATGATCGGAAGTATACTTGGCGATCTTGACGGTCCTTTCCAGATAATCGCACGCTGGAAAAACTATGTGCTGAACGGGCTGGATGAAAGCTATTTCTATACGTCTATCAACACCATCAAAAACATAAACGCAGAAGAGATAAAAGAGCTGGCAGAAAAATACCTGGTGCCCGAGGAGTTTTATGAGCTGGTGGTTGTTTGA
- a CDS encoding M16 family metallopeptidase, giving the protein MIQFDRFVLDNGLRVIVHEDHSTPMAVVNVMYDVGARDEDPDRTGFAHLFEHLMFGGSINIEDYDEPLQMAGGENNAYTTNDLTNYYIQLPAENLETAFWLESDRMLSLAFSEKSLDVQRKVVCEEFKEHYINKPYGDVWHKLRELAYTTHPYKWMTIGKDLSHVENARLVDVKNFFFKHYRPVNAILVVSGHVKLEEVKRLSEKWFGPIEMGEKYNRNLPQEPKQTQHRLLTVEADVPLDAFYKAWHIASRLEKGYYTADLISDVLSGGGSSRLYQALVKERQLFSNIDCYHMGSIEPGLLTIEGKLVKGVKMEEAEKAVQEEVEKMQADLVSETELQKVKNKTESVIAFEDMTIMNRANSLAFYELLGDANMMNTELERYQQVTAEDLKETAKEIFDEANSSTMHYFSKS; this is encoded by the coding sequence ATGATACAATTCGATCGGTTTGTCCTGGATAATGGTTTAAGAGTGATAGTGCATGAAGACCATAGCACACCTATGGCTGTGGTAAATGTGATGTATGATGTAGGAGCCCGCGATGAAGATCCTGATCGAACAGGGTTTGCGCATTTGTTTGAGCACCTGATGTTTGGTGGTAGCATTAACATAGAAGATTATGATGAGCCATTACAAATGGCAGGTGGAGAGAACAATGCTTACACAACCAACGATCTCACCAATTATTATATTCAGCTTCCTGCCGAAAACCTGGAAACAGCTTTCTGGCTTGAAAGTGACCGCATGTTGAGCCTGGCGTTTAGCGAAAAAAGCCTGGACGTACAGCGCAAAGTGGTGTGCGAAGAATTTAAAGAGCACTACATCAACAAGCCATATGGAGATGTATGGCATAAGCTGCGTGAACTGGCTTATACTACACATCCTTATAAATGGATGACGATTGGTAAAGACTTAAGCCATGTAGAAAATGCACGCCTGGTGGATGTAAAGAATTTCTTCTTTAAGCACTACCGCCCAGTGAATGCCATATTGGTAGTGTCGGGACATGTAAAGCTGGAAGAGGTAAAACGCCTGTCGGAAAAATGGTTTGGTCCTATAGAAATGGGTGAAAAATACAATCGTAACCTGCCGCAGGAGCCAAAACAAACACAGCATAGACTTCTGACGGTAGAGGCCGATGTGCCATTAGATGCTTTCTACAAAGCATGGCATATAGCTTCACGACTTGAGAAAGGATACTATACAGCTGATCTTATTTCTGATGTATTAAGTGGTGGAGGTTCTTCAAGACTATACCAGGCGCTGGTAAAGGAACGCCAGCTTTTTAGCAATATCGACTGTTACCACATGGGCAGCATAGAACCTGGCCTGCTTACCATAGAAGGCAAGCTGGTAAAAGGTGTGAAAATGGAAGAGGCTGAAAAAGCGGTACAGGAAGAAGTAGAAAAGATGCAGGCTGACCTTGTAAGTGAAACGGAACTACAGAAGGTGAAGAACAAGACGGAAAGTGTGATCGCTTTTGAAGACATGACAATCATGAACCGCGCTAATAGCCTTGCTTTCTATGAGCTGCTGGGCGATGCTAACATGATGAACACCGAACTGGAGCGCTACCAGCAGGTAACCGCTGAAGACCTGAAAGAAACTGCTAAAGAAATATTTGATGAAGCCAACAGCAGCACCATGCATTACTTCAGCAAGAGTTAA
- a CDS encoding endonuclease: MKYFLLAAYTLTSIFSIAQVPAGYYQSTSGLSCSGLKTTLKSIITNGHNPRTYGDLWTQFQVSDVKPREVGTGSAMVIWDVYSDRPGPSNDPYNFTPGTGTGGQQDQGSGGTSEGQLYNREHSVPLSWFSGSTSTPGPATDYHHIFPTDKYVNGLRANYPYGKVATATHTTQNGSKLGSSAVAGITGPVFEPIDSFKGDLARAFLYFVTRYEDNMANYAANSEAAQAFEPNTYPSVDIPYLRLMIQWHQLDPVSQKEIDRNNAAYTYQGNRNPFVDSPQFVTRVWNSSCPGLTALPVDLVQFGGKLQAENVLLEWLSENESDLARYEIEKSINGITYQKIDEVVATNSRQYSYTDKSITNRGQRIYYRLKMVDKDGSYKYSQVFSVHVPLNSKLIVYPNPVSSYMQLQLNNNVNGTVLVRITDASGKMVQQHNLKMNGNTIRLDASQLINGTYMVIVYHHGEQLFQKIMVAK; the protein is encoded by the coding sequence ATGAAATATTTCTTACTTGCTGCTTATACACTAACCTCTATATTTTCTATAGCACAGGTTCCTGCAGGATATTATCAATCAACTTCAGGATTGTCGTGCAGTGGTTTAAAGACAACGCTCAAATCCATCATTACAAATGGTCATAATCCACGAACTTATGGCGATCTATGGACCCAGTTCCAGGTATCGGATGTAAAGCCTCGTGAAGTAGGAACTGGTTCGGCCATGGTTATCTGGGATGTGTATTCAGATCGGCCGGGTCCAAGTAATGATCCTTATAATTTCACACCCGGCACAGGTACAGGTGGCCAACAGGACCAGGGCTCCGGTGGTACCTCAGAAGGACAATTGTACAATCGCGAACACTCCGTTCCTTTAAGCTGGTTCTCTGGAAGTACCAGTACGCCGGGTCCGGCAACTGATTATCACCATATTTTTCCAACGGATAAATACGTGAATGGATTAAGAGCTAACTATCCATACGGTAAAGTGGCAACGGCTACTCATACTACGCAAAACGGAAGTAAGTTGGGTTCTTCGGCGGTGGCAGGAATTACAGGTCCCGTGTTCGAGCCTATTGATTCTTTCAAAGGAGATCTTGCCAGGGCTTTCCTGTATTTCGTGACCCGGTACGAGGATAACATGGCCAACTATGCAGCTAATTCTGAGGCTGCACAAGCTTTTGAACCTAATACTTATCCCAGCGTAGATATTCCTTACCTGCGTCTTATGATCCAGTGGCACCAGTTAGACCCGGTAAGCCAGAAGGAAATAGACCGTAACAATGCCGCTTATACTTACCAGGGAAACAGGAATCCTTTTGTTGATAGCCCGCAGTTTGTAACGAGGGTTTGGAATAGTAGCTGCCCGGGATTAACTGCATTGCCGGTAGACCTGGTACAGTTTGGTGGAAAACTGCAAGCGGAGAATGTTTTGCTTGAGTGGCTGTCAGAAAACGAATCGGACCTTGCCAGGTACGAGATCGAGAAAAGCATTAATGGAATTACTTACCAAAAGATTGATGAGGTAGTAGCCACCAATAGCCGCCAGTATAGCTATACAGATAAATCTATTACCAATCGTGGGCAGCGCATTTACTATAGGTTGAAAATGGTAGATAAAGACGGTTCGTATAAGTATAGCCAGGTGTTCTCGGTGCACGTGCCGCTAAATAGCAAGCTCATAGTGTATCCAAATCCTGTTTCAAGTTATATGCAACTACAGCTAAATAACAATGTAAATGGCACCGTACTGGTTCGCATAACCGATGCAAGCGGCAAAATGGTACAGCAGCACAACCTGAAAATGAATGGTAACACCATCAGGCTCGATGCAAGCCAGCTGATCAATGGTACGTACATGGTTATCGTGTATCACCACGGTGAACAGTTGTTCCAGAAGATAATGGTAGCTAAATAA
- a CDS encoding aspartyl protease family protein — protein MTQQKPDSSTKAGYLKILLVISSLLVCTIATHAQEDFIKPQAKLLASFPIKLLSGGVIILQATLSDFPDTLNFILDTGSGGISLDSTTVAYLKLKVTPSQRTIRGLAGTRTVSFVLNQRLNFPGLAVHQLDFHINDYDILTSVYGLKIDGIIGYSFLSRYIVKVDYDKYLLQVYSQGSISYPRQGWVLRPRLNNLPVFGASIRDGRSSTSSFYFDTGAGLCLLLSEEYAGDSLLTGRRKKIIETQGEGLGGKKAMRLTTVKEMRLGPYKFRNVPVHLFHDDNGLTNYPELGGLVGNDLLRRFNLVLNYEKKEIHLSPNTHFEEPFDYSYTGLGIYLVDGEIVIEDVIKNSPGERAGLQPGDVIISVNNNLSGNIQVYKNILQLANSRARMIIRRGNQLKEVVLKVQSIL, from the coding sequence GTGACACAACAAAAGCCTGATAGTAGTACCAAGGCTGGTTACCTAAAGATCCTGCTTGTAATCAGCAGCCTGTTGGTATGTACTATAGCCACTCATGCACAGGAGGATTTTATAAAGCCACAGGCGAAACTCCTGGCTTCATTTCCCATAAAACTGTTGAGTGGCGGAGTAATTATTTTGCAGGCTACGCTTTCTGATTTTCCTGACACGCTGAATTTTATATTGGACACCGGCAGCGGTGGAATTTCGCTGGATAGTACCACGGTAGCTTACCTAAAGCTGAAAGTAACTCCGTCGCAAAGAACCATACGCGGGTTGGCCGGCACCAGGACCGTCTCATTTGTACTAAACCAGCGTTTGAACTTCCCGGGGCTGGCGGTGCACCAGCTGGATTTTCACATTAATGACTACGACATACTTACCAGTGTGTATGGGCTAAAGATCGATGGGATAATCGGTTATAGCTTTTTGAGCAGGTATATTGTAAAGGTAGATTATGATAAATACCTGTTGCAGGTTTACTCGCAAGGCAGTATAAGCTACCCGCGGCAGGGCTGGGTGCTTAGGCCGCGGCTAAACAATCTGCCTGTTTTTGGTGCCTCCATTCGAGACGGACGCTCTTCCACTTCCAGTTTTTATTTTGATACCGGTGCGGGTTTGTGTCTTTTACTTTCGGAAGAATACGCTGGCGACAGCCTGCTGACTGGCCGCCGCAAGAAGATCATTGAAACGCAAGGCGAGGGACTGGGAGGAAAAAAAGCTATGCGACTAACGACGGTGAAGGAAATGCGTTTGGGCCCTTATAAGTTCAGGAATGTTCCGGTGCACCTTTTTCACGATGATAATGGCCTGACCAACTACCCTGAATTGGGAGGCCTGGTAGGCAACGACCTGCTAAGGCGTTTTAACCTGGTACTGAATTATGAAAAGAAAGAGATACACCTTTCGCCCAATACACATTTTGAAGAACCTTTTGATTACTCATATACCGGGCTCGGCATTTACCTGGTAGATGGCGAAATAGTGATAGAAGATGTGATAAAAAACTCGCCGGGCGAAAGGGCAGGTTTACAACCCGGAGATGTGATCATTTCGGTTAATAATAATCTGAGCGGAAATATCCAGGTATATAAGAATATTCTGCAACTGGCCAACTCCCGTGCAAGGATGATCATAAGGCGTGGTAACCAGCTGAAAGAAGTGGTTTTGAAGGTGCAATCCATTCTCTAA
- the mqnC gene encoding cyclic dehypoxanthinyl futalosine synthase produces the protein MQLADLYQKALNFGFLSVEEGVFLFDNAPTADLMQVANELRKQQVPHGKVTWIIDRNMNTTNVCIANCKFCNFYRIPGHPEAYVTDLETYRQKIEETFRYGGEQLLLQGGHHPDLGLQYYVDLFRNLKQMFPNLKLHTLGPPEVAHITKLEKSTHHEVLKALKEAGMDSMPGPGAEILVDRVRRLISKGKCGSQEWLDIMHEAHKLDITTSATMMFGHVETVTERFEHLVKIREVQAKKPEHAKGFVAFIPWTFQDVDTLLARIRGVHNLTTADEYIRMIALSRIMLPNVKNIQASWLTVGKQVGQICLHAGANDFGSIMIEENVVSAAGAPHRFTSKSIQQAIREAGFEPQLRNQQYEFRQLPEVMEEQVISY, from the coding sequence ATGCAATTAGCTGATTTATACCAGAAGGCGCTCAATTTCGGCTTTCTTAGCGTAGAAGAAGGTGTCTTTCTTTTTGACAATGCTCCCACTGCCGACCTGATGCAGGTAGCCAACGAACTTCGCAAGCAGCAGGTGCCGCATGGTAAAGTTACCTGGATCATCGACCGCAATATGAACACAACCAACGTGTGTATTGCCAACTGTAAGTTCTGCAACTTCTACCGCATACCTGGTCATCCCGAAGCGTATGTTACTGACCTGGAAACGTACAGGCAGAAAATTGAAGAAACCTTTAGGTATGGCGGCGAGCAGCTCCTCCTGCAAGGTGGTCACCATCCTGATCTTGGCCTGCAGTATTATGTAGACCTGTTCCGGAACCTAAAGCAAATGTTCCCTAACCTGAAGCTTCACACTTTAGGACCTCCCGAAGTAGCGCACATTACCAAGCTGGAAAAAAGCACGCACCACGAAGTACTTAAAGCTTTGAAAGAAGCTGGAATGGACAGCATGCCTGGTCCGGGTGCCGAAATACTGGTTGATCGTGTTCGCCGTTTGATAAGCAAAGGCAAATGCGGATCGCAGGAATGGCTCGACATAATGCACGAAGCGCATAAGCTGGATATTACTACCAGCGCTACCATGATGTTTGGACATGTAGAAACAGTGACTGAGCGTTTTGAGCACCTGGTAAAGATCCGCGAAGTGCAGGCAAAAAAGCCAGAGCACGCTAAAGGTTTTGTTGCTTTTATCCCGTGGACCTTCCAGGATGTAGATACACTGCTTGCACGTATACGTGGTGTACACAATCTTACTACAGCCGACGAATACATAAGGATGATCGCACTTAGCCGTATCATGCTGCCAAACGTAAAGAACATTCAAGCCAGCTGGCTAACGGTTGGAAAGCAGGTTGGACAAATCTGTTTACATGCAGGTGCCAACGACTTTGGCAGCATCATGATAGAAGAGAATGTAGTAAGTGCTGCAGGCGCTCCTCACAGGTTTACCAGCAAAAGCATTCAACAAGCTATCCGCGAAGCAGGTTTCGAACCACAGCTGCGCAACCAGCAATACGAGTTCAGGCAATTACCAGAAGTAATGGAAGAACAGGTGATCAGCTATTGA